TTCTCGATCTGGGACCCGGCCTGACGTTGAAAAAGTCAACAGGCAGCGGTTTCTTTGATATTTTCCAAGTCGTTCAAAACATCATGTCGAGCAACCTTGGCGGGCTAGGGTTGGCGATTATGGCGATGGGCGGTTTCTCTCGCTATATGGACACGCTCAACGCCGGTCAGGCGCTGTACGCGGTTGTCGGCGGGCCGCTGAAGTACATTAAGTCACCTTATCTTCTGGCCTGTGTAGGGTTTATCGTTTCTCAGCTTATCGGCATGGCTATTCCCAGCGCGTCTGGGCTGGCGCTGATGCTGATGGTGACGCTGTACCCGGTTATGATCCGTGCGGGCGTCTCCCGTCTGACGGCTGTAGCCATCATCGGCTCTAGCCGCTTCTTTGACTTAGGACCAGGCTCTGCCAACTGCCTGCTGGCGGCGAAAACCGCCGGTATTGAGTGGGCAGAATACTTCCTAAGCTGGCAGATGAAGATTTACTTCCCGCTGCTGCTCACCATGCTGGTTTCTCACTATTTTGTGCAGCGATTCTGGGAACGCCGTGAAGGGCCAGATCCAGAAGACTTGGTACTGCAGGAAAAATTCCGTCAGGAACAGGAAGGGCAAGGCAATCAGGTACCAAAAATCTATGCGCTGTTGCCTATCGTACCGCTGGTTATTCTGCTGCTGTTCAACCCGGTTGTGCTTGGACAGTTTGGCATTAACATCAAAGTGGGTGTGCCGTCAGCTATCGTTCTTAGCACCTTTGTTGCGATGCTGTTTGAGTTTATTCGTCGTCGTAACGGCTTTGAAGTGCTGAGCGGCATGAAGTCATTTTTCGATGGGCTTGGTAAACAGCTGACAATTGTCGTTGCGCTGATTATCGCAGGTCAGGTGTTCGGCGAAGGCCTGATTGCCATCGGTGCCGTTGATTCGCTGATCAACGGTGTAGAAGGCGCAGGGCTGGGAGCAGGCTTCATGATTATTCTGATGAGCCTGATTATCGGCGCGGTTGCTTTCCTGATGGGCTCCGGCAACGCACCGTTCTTCTCTTTCGCGGCGCTTATTCCAAGTATTGCCGCCAAGATGGGCGTTCCGTCAGCCGCCATGCTGTTACCGCTGCAAACCATGACCGGATTTGGTCGCACCATGTCGCCGGTTACTGGGGCCATTGTGGCCGTTGCGGGCATTGCGGGCGTGTCGCCGTTCCAGATCGTCAAGCGAAACGCTATCCAGCTGATTCTGTGTATGCTGGTTAACTTTATTCTTACCTTCACTATCGTGCTGCCTTAACGGTGCACTGTCTCTGATAAGGCCCGCCGCTCTGGCGGGCCCATAGGGAGTAAATCATGCAGGTAGATATCCAAAAAAGCCTGACTATTCAAAAAGAGCTGGCCGACTTTATCGTTAACTGTCGCACTGAACGAATCGCCGAGCGCCTGATAGAGGACATGAAGTATCGCGTTATTGACTGGCTGGGCTGTGCTGTCGTTGGTGCTCACTATCCTCAGTGTGACATCGCTCGCCAGACGTTTACGCGCTTTGGCGGATGTGCAGAATCCTCTGTGATTGGCTCGGAAGAGCGCTATCCCGCGGCAACGGCGGCAATGGTCAACGGCATTATTGGTCACGTGTCCGAGCTTGACGATGGTCACCGCAAGGCGATAGGCCATCCCGGCTCTGTCACGCTTCCGGTCGCGCTGGCGCTGGGAGAATCCCTTAAGGTGAGCGGCGCTGAATTTTTAAGCGCGCTGATCGTTGGCTACGACGTCTACATTCGCTTAGGGCAGACGGTTAACCCTTCCCACTACGCCCACTGGCATACGACCGGCACCTGCGGAACCTTCGCCGCTGCGGCGACGGCAGCAAGGCTGATGAAGCTGACGCCGAAGCAGACGTGCAGTGCGCTGGGGATCGCCGCAACTCTGGCTAGCGGGCTGGTGGCGTCGTTCGGCTCACACGCTAAGGCTCTGAACGTCGGCAACGCCTGCCAGAACGGCATTTACGCAGCGGTGCTGGCAAAGGACGGCTTCACTGGATCGCCCCAGGCACTCGTTGGCGAAAAGGGCTATGTCAAGGCGACCAGCAGCGCTGATTCGCTACAGTATCTTGAACAGCCGACGGAAGAGGGGCTGCTTTCTGATACCGCGTTTTATAAGGTTTACGCCTCCTGTGGCCACACCAACTCACCGCTGGACGCTATTTTTAACCTGATCAAAACCCACGCGCCGCAGGCGAACAAGATTGCCCACATCAAGGTGGAAACCTATCGGATTTCCGTTTCTTTGACGGCGGCGCTAAAGGCGGGCAACGAGGATGAAGCCAAGTTTTCTCTGCCGTACTGCATTGCAGTTGCCCTGACGTTTGGCCAAGTCTCGCTGGCAGAGTTTCAGCCTGACGTATTGAACGATCCCGACGTACTGGCGTTGGCAAGCAAGATCGAAGTGGTTGAGTCTGAAGAAGCTACGGCGCGCTTTCCCAAGCGACAGGCTCGCGTTACCGTTGTTATGGAGGATGGAACCACCTATCTACAAGAGGTGATGGACGCTACCGACGTTGTTGACTTTCCCATGCTGGAGCAAAAGTTCCTACATTCTGCCCAGAGCGTGGATCGGCAGGCCTCGCAAGAAGTGCTGGCGTTTATCAAGAGTATGGATAAGCGTGGCGATATTGCGCCGCTGGTGGCATATTTGAAAAAAATACGGTAGAGCGTATAAAGGCGTTTGGTGTAAAAAATGGATGCATCACACGCCTTTAACCTTTTAAATTACGTCCTGTTTTATGGGCATCCCACTTTCGTCGTAATGCCTATTCCCCTGATAAAAGAAATTATTAATGCTATGATAAACAAACGTATTGTATTTAGGGATAGGCTCGGATGCTTTCTTTAGGTCGACGTTTCTTTCGCGGCTATCGCTATTGTCACCGTAGCGAAGATCAAAATAGTCCCAAAGATCTCTGCCGTAGCAGATGACGTCAATGCCATCGTGAATCGAGTAGACCGAATTTCCGCACTGCTTTGAGGTTAATGAAAGGTATTTATTCGCGTTGATAGGAATAAAAAGAGGGCTTTTCTGTATTTGGCATTTAGCCAGCGCGATAGCGTCGTCTTCACTATCAGGGCGATTTCCCCAGGCGTTCAACCAGCCGCCTAGCTTGGTGATTGTATATAACACGCCATCAATTGTGCCTTCATACATTTTGGTTTGGATATATTTAACGTATTTTTCTGACATATTTCGCCAGTCCGTATAGTCATAATCATAGAGCGGCAGGCATACGGACAAAAATGCTCGGTAGTCGGCGGGAAATTTTATGTTATAGCAGCGCTCTGCGTTGTCCAATTCTTGCTCGGTCATGCCTTCGGTAAGAAAAATTCCATTTTCCTCTAAAAGCTGCATACTGATGTTTATCTGTTCATCAAATGCGCCCCCGTTTTTACAGAGAGCGGTACTATGATCGGTACTATGCGTATTTATTGAGAAAGGCGATGAGTCCATTGTGTTATTTTCTCTCTCTAATCGCTTATTAATAAAAACTATTCTACTCTTTTCCCTGTCAATTTAGTAAAATTAGGTACAGTTACAGCGATTTTCTCTACCTGACATTTTACGTTTGGTTTCTAATGACGATGATAACGAAAACAAAAGCGAAGACGATCTACTTCGATTTGAAGCACAAGATTTTATCCGGTGAGCTAAAGGCCGATTCTCGTCTGGTGATCCACCAGCTGGCGGGCATGTACGACAGCAGCGATATTCCCGTGCGCGAGGCATTGAAAGAGCTGGCGGCTGAGGATTTGATCGAGATGAGCCCGCACAAAGGCTCTCGAGTCAAAAAGCTGTCAGTAAAAGAAATGCAGGACATGCTGGAAATTCGCAAGACCCTTGAGCCTCTGGCTGCTCGGTTGGCGGCAGAGAACGCTACGCCGGAGCTGATAGCTCAGCTTGAGGCGGTACACGCAAAGTGTGAGAAGATGGCGAAAGAGAAAAACTATTCTGACTACTCCACCGCCAACCGAGAATTTCACCAGTTGATCGTTGAAGCTAGTGATAACACCTACCTGAAAAAACTGCTCAGCGAACTGTTACGCAACGAGCGGCGCACGAAAACTATCTTTGATCTGTTTCCTGAGGTGGTTAACGTTTCTTTGGAAGAGCACCGGGAAATGATTCGGCTTATTGAGCAGAAGAAGGGAAAAGAGATTGCTGAGCTGATGTATAACCACAAAGCCCGCTCTTACGACAAGCTGCACGCCTATTTCTCTAATCTGCTTAAAGAGCAGGAGAACGCGAAATCTTAACGTGTTCGTGCAGTAAAAAAGGCGGCTTGGCCGCCTTTTGTATTTTCTATGACTAAGAAAGGCTTAATAATCAGGCTTTTTCCTGCATGATTTTGTCCGCTTTTTCCCGAGCGTTCGCCTTCACCGCGTCGTAGCGGCTGTTGCCTTTGCAGTCCATTGTGACGATAAACGGGCCAAAGCGTTCGGCTTCCATCACCCACATGGCTTCAGGCATGCCGTTTTCCAGCCAGTGGACGGCTTTTACGCGCTTGACGCCTTCGGCCAGCACGACCGCGCAGCCTGGGGCAGCTTGAAGATAGGCCTGCTTATACTTTTTAAACGCTGCCAGACTGTCACCGGCCATACCGCCTTTGCCGATAATCAGCTTGACGCCCTGCTGGCCGACAAACTCAGCGTGTGGCTCCATGCGGATCGACGTCGTTGGGCCGATAACGCGCAGTTGCCAGCTGCCTTCGGCGTCTTTCACCATGACCGGACCCGCGTGAAAAATCGCGCCGCCCTGTAGGTTTTCCGGCAGCGGGCGCCCGTTGTCCACCAGCTCTCGCATGTTGAGGTGCCCCATGTCTCGGGCGGTGCAGACGGTGCCGGTAAGGTACACCGCATCGCCAATATTGAGCTGTTCTATATCGGCATCCCGAAGGGGAAGCGTAAGTTCATAAACGGCCATGATTATTCCTCCACCTGAAAGAGCATTTCGCGTCGTCCGTCTGGGTAGATACGAACGCCAAAGCGGCGGGCGACCCAGCAATGGAAATTGATAGTGACCGGGCAGATGGCGGTATGGGTAGCCGCATAGGCCATTTTGACCGCCAGAGTGGTGGTTTTTCCGCCAATTCCCGCAGGGCCAATGCCAAGTTTGTTAATGTCTTCTAGCAGCTCGGTTTCCAACTGGTCCAGCAGCGGATCGGGGTTGTGATCCAGCCAGTTTCTGGTACTGATGGCCTCGCGGCTGAGTTTGGCGCTAACGTCCATTTGTCCGCCAAGGCCAATGCCGATAGCGGACGGCGGGCAGGGGAAGCCACCGGCGTTAATCACGGTATCCAGCACTAGTCGCTTTAAGCCTTCATAGTTTTTGCCGAGGGTTGCCGGCGTTAGGATTTTTGACACGTTGCCAAGTTCGGCACCGCACCCTTTAGCACTCAGGATAATTTCCACGTATTCCTGACCCGGCACGTGGCGCAGTTCAACGTTAGGGACGCCCTTACCGGTGCTGTCGCCCGGATTGTGGCGGGTTAACGGGTGGACGATGCTGGGGCGAATCAAACCCGCTTTGGTGGCTTCGGTGAGCGCGCGGGGAAGGTAGCTGAGCAGCGGATCCATATTGAACGCCTGCCCGAAGCTAATCCAAACGGTAGGGTAACCGGGGGACTGGCAGACAGGTTTATCCAGCTTTGTCGCCTGAGCGACGTTTTCGATCATTGTTTCCAGAAATACCCGGGCTTCCTCATGGGTTTCGTCGCGAGCGGCGTTTTTCATCAGGTGGAGCACGTCGGGTGAAATAGTGGTACAGGCGTGGTGAAGGAGGTCGTAAACCTCTTCATAGGTAATGCCCAGCTCTCTCATTTTATTATCCTCTGGTTGGCACTGGTAAATAATATATTATATATGATTTGAAGGAATGCAATGATTTTCGAAATGAAATGCGCGCCAGAGGAGAAAAAACCGGGCTATATGCCTTTTGATTATGAAATATGCCTAACCATTCTTTCTTGGCCCACTCCCCGATAGATATCCTTACCTAAAACAATCATTCAGGAATTCATACCGCTATGTTTGACAAGGCAACGTCCGTGCCGCTTCTGCCCATACCTCAGGAGCAGCTGGCTCAGCTCTCTTCCACTGTAGCCGGCATGACGCCGCAGCAGATTGCGTGGATTTCCGGTTACCTGTGGGGCATTGCGGCGCAGGGGCAAGGTACGGTTGCAGCCGCAGTAAAGCCTGCTGTAGCGGTTGAGGCCGCACCCCAGACGGTTACTGTGCTTTCCGTGTCGCAAACCGGTAACGCGCGCAGGCTGGCGGCAGAGCTTAAAGAAGATCTTCAGCGTGCTGGCCTATCGGTAACGCTGGTTAACGCTGCGGACTATAAGTTCAAGCAAATCGACAAAGCGCGATTTCTGATCGTTGTTGCCTCAACGCAGGGCGAAGGCGAACCGCCGGAAGAGGCCATTGCGCTGCACAAGTTCCTGTTTTCCAAAAAGGTGCCCGCGCTAGCCGAAACCGACTTTGCCGTGTTTGGTCTGGGTGACAGCAGCTATGAAAACTTTTGCCAAACGGGGAAAGACTTTGACAGTCGTTTGGCTCAGTTGGGCGGTCGTCGTCTGCTCGATCGGGTTGATGCCGATGTCGACTACCAAACACGGGCGAAGGCATGGCGCGAAAGCGTTGTCGCGCGGCTGAAGCAAGAAATCGGTGAGACTCGTCAAGCATCGTCAGCCTCTGTTGCAGGACAAAGCAGGCTAGCAGAGGTTGAACGCTACAGCCGTGAACAGCCGCTGGTGGCTTCCCTCAGCGTGAACCAAAAAATTACCGCTCGAGACTCGGAAAAAGACGTTCGCCATATTGAAATTGACCTCGGCGATTCTGGTTTGAGCTACCGCCCGGGTGACGCGCTGGGCGTATGGTTTCAAAATGACCCTCAGCTTATTACACAGATTTTGACGGATCTTTCTCTGACCGGAGATGAACCCGTTGACGTTCAGGGCAAAAAGCAGTCTCTGAGAGAGGCGCTGTCTTACCGCTACGAGCTGACGCAAAACGCGCCTGCGGTAGTAGAGCGCTACGCCCGATTTGCCAACGATCCGACACTGAATGCGCTGCTGCAAGACCGGCTCGCGCTACAAAGCTATGTGGAAAATACACCGATTATCGACATGGTACACCGAGCTCCGGCATCGCTAACGGCGACTGAATTGACAGAGACACTGCGCCCGCTTTCTCCTCGGCTTTACTCTATTGCTTCTTCTCAGGAAGAAGTGGGGGATGAAGTCCACTTGACGGTAGGGGTAGTGCGTTACTTTATCGACGGTCAGGAGCGTACCGGTGGCGCTTCGGGCTACATGGCCGACAGGCTACAGGAAGACGGCGACATCGCGGTTTTTGTTGAGCGAAATGATAACTTCCGACTGCCTGACGATCCCAATACGCCGATCGTGATGATTGGTCCCGGCACCGGTATCGCCCCGTTCCGCGCCTTTATGCAGGAGCGGGAAGCCACCGGAGCGGAAGGAAAAAACTGGCTACTGTTTGGCAATCCACACTTTACTTCCGATTTTCTTTATCAGGTGGAATGGCAGCGCTATGCCAAAAGCGGGCTATTGACGCGCATCGATCTCGCATGGTCGAGGGACTCGGCGCAAAAGATTTACGTTCAGGACAGGCTGCGTGAAAACGGCAGCGAACTTTGGCAGTGGATCCAAAACGGTGCGCACCTTTATGTCTGCGGTGACGCCAATCGTATGGCTAAGGACGTGGAACAGGCCTTACTGGACATTGCGTCAACGCACGGCGGTTTGTCGTTAGAACAGGCCGACGACTTTTTAACTGAACTGCGCCTCGAGAAGCGCTACCAGCGGGATGTTTACTAATGAGCAATGAGCAACGACAGCCGGGGGAGCCTTTAGGGCCACCTTCAGACAACGAGCGCCTGAAGCGCGAGAGCAACTTTTTACGCGGCACTATTGCGGAAGATCTGAAAGACGGCCTGACCGGCGGCTTTCGGGGCGACAACTTCCAGCTGATCCGCTTTCACGGCATGTACCAGCAGGACGACCGCGATCTGCGTGCCGAGCGGGCAGAACAAAAGCTTGAGCCGCTGCAAAACGTCATGCTGCGCTGCCGGCTGCCCGGTGGAATTATTACTCCGCAGCAGTGGTTGGGAATTGACCGATTCGCCGCGGAAGAGACACTGTACGGCAGTATTCGGCTAACGACCCGTCAGACGTTTCAGTTTCACGGCGTGCTGAAGGGCAAAATCAAGCCGATGCACCAGATGCTGAACCAACTGGGGCTGGACTCCATCGCTACGGCAGGGGACGTCAACCGCAATGTGCTCTGCACCTCCAACCCTGTGCAGTCGGCACTGCATCAGGAAGCCTACGAGTGGGCGAAGAAGATTTCCGAACACCTGCTGCCGAAAACCCGCGCCTATGCAGAAATCTGGCTGGACGGTGAAAAGCAGTCCACTACGGACGAAGAGCCGATCCTCGGTGCCACCTATCTGCCGCGCAAGTTTAAAACCAGCGTCGTGATCCCGCCGGATAACGACGTCGATCTGCACGCGAACGATCTCAACTTTGTTGCCGTCGGCGAAGACGGGAAACTGGTCGGCTTTAACGTTCTGGTGGGCGGCGGCTTGGCGATGACCCACGGCGACAGGCAGACTTACCCGCGCAAGGCGTCGGAGTTTGGCTTTATTTCTCTGGCAGATACGCTGGCGGTTGCTGAGGCCGTGGTCTCGACCCAGCGCGACTGGGGTAACCGCTCTGAGCGTAAGAATGCCAAAACCAAATATACCCTTGAACGCTTTGGCGTTGAGGCCTTCAAGGCCGAAGTGGAAAAGCGGGCTGGAGTGCGCTTTGAGCCGATTGTTCCCTATCAGTTTACGTCTCGCGGTGACCGCATTGGCTGGGTTGAGGGCATTGACGGGCGCTGGCATTTGACGCTGTTTATTGAAAACGGACGCCTGCTGGACTACCCGGGCAGGCCGTTAAAAAGCGGTATGGCGGAAATTGCTAAAGTCCATAAAGGGGACTTCCGCCTGACGGCGAACCAAAACCTGATTGTGGCCGGCGTATCGCTGGAAGATAAAGCCCATATTGAGCAACTAGCGCGCGAGCACGGGCTGATTGACGACGGAGTGAGTGAACAGCGTAAGAACTCCATGGCCTGCGTGGCGTTCCCCACCTGCCCGCTGGCGATGGCGGAGGCTGAGCGTTTCTTGCCCGGCTTTGTCACTGAAATTGAAACTATTATGGCCAAACGTGGCCTGGCGGATGACCACATTATTTTACGCGTGACCGGCTGCCCGAACGGCTGTGGTCGAGCAATGCTGGCAGAAGTTGGACTGGTAGGTAAAGCGCTAGACCGCTATAACCTGCATATCGGCGGTAACCGCGAAGGTACCCGCATTCCGCGCATGTATCGGGAGAATCTGACGTCGGCGCAAATCCTGTCCGAGCTAGACGAGCTTGTCGCTCGCTGGGCTGAGGAAAGGGAGGCGAATGAAGGCTTTGGGGACTTTACCGTGCGGGCGGGCATCGTTAAGCCAGTCGTTGACTCGGCGCGCGACTTTTATGACTGATATGACTGAGTCAAGATAGGGGAATACCATGCTGAATCTGGATATCGCCTGGCTAAACACCTTAGACCGGGAGCAGCAAAAGGAGGCGCTGGCACCCACTAACCGCCACCTTGAAGGGCTCAGCGCCGAGGCGCGTATCGCTTGGGCGCTGGAGAACCTGCCGGAAAACAAAGTGCTGTCGTCCAGCTTCGGCATACAGGCGGCGGTCAGCCTGCATTTGGTGACTCGTCTGCGGCCGGATATGCCTGTTATCTTGACGGATACCGGCTATCTGTTTCCGGAAACCTATCGCTTTATTGACCAATTGACCGA
This DNA window, taken from Leminorella richardii, encodes the following:
- the dcuC gene encoding C4-dicarboxylate transporter DcuC, whose protein sequence is MGLTIALVVIAWVAWMIARKGYATAVLLVAGVFLLGTSVLLDLGPGLTLKKSTGSGFFDIFQVVQNIMSSNLGGLGLAIMAMGGFSRYMDTLNAGQALYAVVGGPLKYIKSPYLLACVGFIVSQLIGMAIPSASGLALMLMVTLYPVMIRAGVSRLTAVAIIGSSRFFDLGPGSANCLLAAKTAGIEWAEYFLSWQMKIYFPLLLTMLVSHYFVQRFWERREGPDPEDLVLQEKFRQEQEGQGNQVPKIYALLPIVPLVILLLFNPVVLGQFGINIKVGVPSAIVLSTFVAMLFEFIRRRNGFEVLSGMKSFFDGLGKQLTIVVALIIAGQVFGEGLIAIGAVDSLINGVEGAGLGAGFMIILMSLIIGAVAFLMGSGNAPFFSFAALIPSIAAKMGVPSAAMLLPLQTMTGFGRTMSPVTGAIVAVAGIAGVSPFQIVKRNAIQLILCMLVNFILTFTIVLP
- a CDS encoding MmgE/PrpD family protein — its product is MQVDIQKSLTIQKELADFIVNCRTERIAERLIEDMKYRVIDWLGCAVVGAHYPQCDIARQTFTRFGGCAESSVIGSEERYPAATAAMVNGIIGHVSELDDGHRKAIGHPGSVTLPVALALGESLKVSGAEFLSALIVGYDVYIRLGQTVNPSHYAHWHTTGTCGTFAAAATAARLMKLTPKQTCSALGIAATLASGLVASFGSHAKALNVGNACQNGIYAAVLAKDGFTGSPQALVGEKGYVKATSSADSLQYLEQPTEEGLLSDTAFYKVYASCGHTNSPLDAIFNLIKTHAPQANKIAHIKVETYRISVSLTAALKAGNEDEAKFSLPYCIAVALTFGQVSLAEFQPDVLNDPDVLALASKIEVVESEEATARFPKRQARVTVVMEDGTTYLQEVMDATDVVDFPMLEQKFLHSAQSVDRQASQEVLAFIKSMDKRGDIAPLVAYLKKIR
- a CDS encoding SMI1/KNR4 family protein; the protein is MDSSPFSINTHSTDHSTALCKNGGAFDEQINISMQLLEENGIFLTEGMTEQELDNAERCYNIKFPADYRAFLSVCLPLYDYDYTDWRNMSEKYVKYIQTKMYEGTIDGVLYTITKLGGWLNAWGNRPDSEDDAIALAKCQIQKSPLFIPINANKYLSLTSKQCGNSVYSIHDGIDVICYGRDLWDYFDLRYGDNSDSRERNVDLKKASEPIPKYNTFVYHSINNFFYQGNRHYDESGMPIKQDVI
- a CDS encoding GntR family transcriptional regulator; translated protein: MITKTKAKTIYFDLKHKILSGELKADSRLVIHQLAGMYDSSDIPVREALKELAAEDLIEMSPHKGSRVKKLSVKEMQDMLEIRKTLEPLAARLAAENATPELIAQLEAVHAKCEKMAKEKNYSDYSTANREFHQLIVEASDNTYLKKLLSELLRNERRTKTIFDLFPEVVNVSLEEHREMIRLIEQKKGKEIAELMYNHKARSYDKLHAYFSNLLKEQENAKS
- a CDS encoding FumA C-terminus/TtdB family hydratase beta subunit, which encodes MAVYELTLPLRDADIEQLNIGDAVYLTGTVCTARDMGHLNMRELVDNGRPLPENLQGGAIFHAGPVMVKDAEGSWQLRVIGPTTSIRMEPHAEFVGQQGVKLIIGKGGMAGDSLAAFKKYKQAYLQAAPGCAVVLAEGVKRVKAVHWLENGMPEAMWVMEAERFGPFIVTMDCKGNSRYDAVKANAREKADKIMQEKA
- a CDS encoding fumarate hydratase encodes the protein MRELGITYEEVYDLLHHACTTISPDVLHLMKNAARDETHEEARVFLETMIENVAQATKLDKPVCQSPGYPTVWISFGQAFNMDPLLSYLPRALTEATKAGLIRPSIVHPLTRHNPGDSTGKGVPNVELRHVPGQEYVEIILSAKGCGAELGNVSKILTPATLGKNYEGLKRLVLDTVINAGGFPCPPSAIGIGLGGQMDVSAKLSREAISTRNWLDHNPDPLLDQLETELLEDINKLGIGPAGIGGKTTTLAVKMAYAATHTAICPVTINFHCWVARRFGVRIYPDGRREMLFQVEE
- the cysJ gene encoding NADPH-dependent assimilatory sulfite reductase flavoprotein subunit, whose translation is MFDKATSVPLLPIPQEQLAQLSSTVAGMTPQQIAWISGYLWGIAAQGQGTVAAAVKPAVAVEAAPQTVTVLSVSQTGNARRLAAELKEDLQRAGLSVTLVNAADYKFKQIDKARFLIVVASTQGEGEPPEEAIALHKFLFSKKVPALAETDFAVFGLGDSSYENFCQTGKDFDSRLAQLGGRRLLDRVDADVDYQTRAKAWRESVVARLKQEIGETRQASSASVAGQSRLAEVERYSREQPLVASLSVNQKITARDSEKDVRHIEIDLGDSGLSYRPGDALGVWFQNDPQLITQILTDLSLTGDEPVDVQGKKQSLREALSYRYELTQNAPAVVERYARFANDPTLNALLQDRLALQSYVENTPIIDMVHRAPASLTATELTETLRPLSPRLYSIASSQEEVGDEVHLTVGVVRYFIDGQERTGGASGYMADRLQEDGDIAVFVERNDNFRLPDDPNTPIVMIGPGTGIAPFRAFMQEREATGAEGKNWLLFGNPHFTSDFLYQVEWQRYAKSGLLTRIDLAWSRDSAQKIYVQDRLRENGSELWQWIQNGAHLYVCGDANRMAKDVEQALLDIASTHGGLSLEQADDFLTELRLEKRYQRDVY
- the cysI gene encoding assimilatory sulfite reductase (NADPH) hemoprotein subunit yields the protein MSNEQRQPGEPLGPPSDNERLKRESNFLRGTIAEDLKDGLTGGFRGDNFQLIRFHGMYQQDDRDLRAERAEQKLEPLQNVMLRCRLPGGIITPQQWLGIDRFAAEETLYGSIRLTTRQTFQFHGVLKGKIKPMHQMLNQLGLDSIATAGDVNRNVLCTSNPVQSALHQEAYEWAKKISEHLLPKTRAYAEIWLDGEKQSTTDEEPILGATYLPRKFKTSVVIPPDNDVDLHANDLNFVAVGEDGKLVGFNVLVGGGLAMTHGDRQTYPRKASEFGFISLADTLAVAEAVVSTQRDWGNRSERKNAKTKYTLERFGVEAFKAEVEKRAGVRFEPIVPYQFTSRGDRIGWVEGIDGRWHLTLFIENGRLLDYPGRPLKSGMAEIAKVHKGDFRLTANQNLIVAGVSLEDKAHIEQLAREHGLIDDGVSEQRKNSMACVAFPTCPLAMAEAERFLPGFVTEIETIMAKRGLADDHIILRVTGCPNGCGRAMLAEVGLVGKALDRYNLHIGGNREGTRIPRMYRENLTSAQILSELDELVARWAEEREANEGFGDFTVRAGIVKPVVDSARDFYD